Proteins co-encoded in one Eschrichtius robustus isolate mEscRob2 chromosome 8, mEscRob2.pri, whole genome shotgun sequence genomic window:
- the TMEM229A gene encoding transmembrane protein 229A, producing the protein MARRDADDEGPTRRGGAARLSGAPGGRGGEAAVSRPEPLSTAEAPAEGAALPAWMRLYFYGMHGITLDVLLSAARRFVRSPDLRMLGFSSPYHCLLHSLTHFALEKVYLQQRRCPSAFVFNFLLYPSAHVGLQTLAGALLSQGGGPGGAAAPGALDLALQYVLALYHCQVFLKRFLRLRYQRRRQQQQQQLLRGAPSAPAGARVPAAAGGRRRRPRGPRGAAGAPSQGLPDLLRFLFFGMHGFLDEIFFTFFFNLLGQGDGTSSGHTSLWSFFMYGSCSFVVEKLYFHLHYSRGWGTWKRVPFYVIFIYAWELSWGLGLRTWGACSWDYSHYPLNFMGLITLMYLPGWIFLSVYQDLLSNVLWQVQYVPTN; encoded by the coding sequence ATGGCCCGCAGGGACGCGGACGACGAGGGTCCCACGCGGAGGGGCGGCGCGGCGAGGCTTTCTGGGGCCCCCGGCGGGCGGGGAGGCGAGGCAGCCGTCAGCCGCCCCGAGCCGCTGTCCACTGCTGAAGCGCCGGCCGAGGGCGCCGCGCTGCCCGCCTGGATGCGCCTCTACTTCTACGGGATGCACGGGATCACCCTGGACGTGCTCCTGTCTGCGGCGCGGCGCTTCGTTCGCAGCCCCGACCTCCGGATGCTGGGCTTCTCCTCGCCCTACCACTGCCTTCTGCACTCGCTCACCCACTTTGCCCTGGAGAAGGTCTACCTGCAGCAGCGGCGCTGCCCCAGCGCCTTCGTCTTCAATTTCCTCCTCTACCCCTCGGCCCACGTGGGGCTGCAGACCCTGGCGGGCGCGCTGCTCAGCCAGGGCGGCGGGCCGGGGGGCGCAGCGGCGCCGGGGGCGCTGGACCTGGCGCTGCAGTACGTGCTGGCGCTCTACCACTGCCAAGTGTTCCTGAAGCGCTTCCTGCGCTTGCGGTACCAGCGGCGGcggcaacagcagcagcaacagcttCTGCGGGGCGCGCCCTCCGCCCCTGCAGGCGCCCGGGTCCCTGCGGCAGCCGGCGGCCGGCGGCGGAGACCTCGCGGCCCCAGGGGCGCCGCGGGAGCCCCCAGCCAGGGGCTGCCGGACCTGCTCCGCTTTCTTTTCTTCGGAATGCACGGCTTTTTGGATGAGATCTTCTTCACATTCTTCTTTAACCTGCTGGGGCAGGGGGACGGGACAAGCAGCGGCCACACGTCTCTCTGGTCCTTCTTTATGTACGGCAGCTGCAGTTTCGTGGTGGAAAAGCTCTACTTCCACCTCCACTACAGTCGGGGCTGGGGCACCTGGAAGCGAGTGCCCTTCTACGTGATCTTCATCTACGCGTGGGAGTTGTCCTGGGGTCTGGGACTCCGCACTTGGGGCGCTTGTTCCTGGGACTATTCTCACTATCCGCTCAATTTCATGGGCCTTATCACCCTGATGTATTTACCTGGTTGGATATTCCTTAGTGTGTACCAGGACCTACTTTCCAACGTGTTGTGGCAGGTGCAGTACGTACCAACTAactaa